A single Natronorubrum sediminis DNA region contains:
- a CDS encoding isocitrate/isopropylmalate family dehydrogenase → MTTSVCVFEGDGAAPEAVAPTVELLESLVPEIRFETPSVEQFANVLDRGDIPDPLRERIDDADAVFFGAASDRHVPILRYLRYELDGGLPANARPVRSLEGAASPLEHTDEINYVVVRQNLEGLYAGIEGNIADLDGLVPPADSHGLDRDVSMTDGRYALRPITAVQVRWLARFACDLAERRSNEDTVPQLTCATKSNVLPETDGLFERTVESVAADSSTQYEHVHADAVGELLVTDPERFDVLVAPNLAGDLLSDVAAGTVGGLGLAPSGCYGPESAYFEPVHGTAPDLRGESSINPTATLLSAVMLLEYLERESAAKALQNAIERVYLEGVALTPDQGGSSTTDELIAAVAARL, encoded by the coding sequence ATGACGACCAGTGTGTGCGTATTCGAGGGCGACGGTGCCGCGCCGGAGGCCGTCGCGCCGACGGTGGAGCTACTCGAGTCGCTAGTCCCGGAAATTCGGTTCGAGACGCCGTCGGTCGAACAGTTCGCCAATGTCCTTGATCGCGGAGACATCCCAGATCCGCTCCGAGAACGAATCGACGACGCCGACGCCGTCTTCTTCGGCGCGGCGTCTGACAGACACGTCCCGATTCTGCGATATCTCCGATACGAACTCGACGGCGGACTGCCAGCTAACGCCCGGCCGGTACGGTCGCTCGAGGGAGCGGCCTCGCCTCTCGAGCACACAGATGAGATCAACTACGTCGTCGTTAGACAGAACCTCGAGGGGCTCTACGCCGGAATCGAGGGGAATATCGCGGACCTCGATGGCCTCGTCCCGCCCGCGGACTCTCACGGTCTCGATCGTGATGTATCGATGACCGACGGCCGCTATGCACTCCGGCCGATCACGGCAGTACAGGTCCGATGGCTCGCACGTTTCGCTTGCGATCTGGCCGAACGGCGGAGCAACGAGGATACCGTGCCCCAATTGACCTGTGCGACGAAATCGAACGTTCTCCCCGAGACTGACGGCTTGTTCGAACGGACGGTCGAATCCGTTGCAGCCGACTCGTCGACCCAGTACGAACACGTTCATGCAGACGCCGTCGGCGAGTTGCTCGTGACCGATCCCGAGCGATTCGACGTGCTCGTCGCTCCGAACCTCGCCGGGGACTTGCTCTCCGACGTGGCAGCGGGTACCGTCGGCGGTCTCGGTCTCGCCCCGAGCGGTTGCTACGGGCCCGAAAGCGCGTACTTCGAACCGGTCCACGGGACGGCCCCCGACCTGCGGGGCGAGTCATCGATAAATCCGACAGCGACGCTCCTGTCAGCCGTGATGTTACTCGAGTATCTCGAGCGAGAATCGGCGGCGAAAGCCCTTCAAAATGCGATCGAACGCGTCTACCTCGAGGGTGTCGCGCTCACACCAGACCAGGGCGGATCGAGCACGACGGACGAACTGATCGCGGCGGTCGCGGCTCGCCTTTAA
- a CDS encoding SDR family NAD(P)-dependent oxidoreductase, protein MYQDDLFEGETAVVTGASRGLGRSIAHRLATCGADIVVAARSSGDLATVADEIESETGSDVLDVTVDVRNVEAVERLAERATAFGDGTVEMLIANAGANFHAPVTELSENAWRTIVDINLDGTYRCCHAFADALAAANTGRVVTMSSVIGRDGTTESAHYSASKAGIEALSRSLAMEWAERDVRVNCVRPGLVATPGVEENRGLTAETVDRDAVDRTLGHPDEIADLTCFLVSPGASYVDGQTYTAEGVPQRPGSG, encoded by the coding sequence ATGTATCAAGACGACCTCTTCGAAGGCGAGACTGCCGTCGTCACCGGTGCGAGCCGGGGCCTCGGTCGCTCGATCGCCCACCGACTGGCCACGTGTGGCGCCGACATCGTCGTTGCCGCCCGCTCGAGCGGAGACCTCGCGACCGTCGCCGACGAAATCGAATCGGAAACCGGGAGCGATGTCCTTGACGTTACGGTCGACGTGCGAAACGTCGAGGCGGTTGAACGACTCGCCGAGCGGGCGACGGCGTTCGGCGACGGGACCGTCGAGATGCTGATCGCAAACGCTGGTGCGAATTTCCACGCTCCCGTCACGGAGCTGAGCGAGAACGCATGGCGGACGATCGTCGACATCAATCTCGACGGGACGTATCGCTGTTGCCACGCGTTCGCCGACGCACTCGCGGCCGCCAACACCGGGCGCGTAGTCACGATGAGCAGCGTCATCGGCCGCGATGGAACCACCGAGAGCGCTCACTATTCGGCTTCGAAGGCCGGGATCGAGGCGCTCTCTCGCTCGCTCGCGATGGAGTGGGCCGAACGCGACGTCCGCGTCAATTGCGTCCGTCCCGGTCTGGTTGCCACCCCCGGCGTCGAAGAGAATCGCGGCCTCACTGCCGAGACCGTCGACCGAGACGCCGTCGACCGGACGCTCGGCCACCCAGACGAGATCGCGGATCTGACGTGCTTCCTCGTTTCTCCCGGTGCCAGTTACGTCGACGGACAAACGTACACCGCCGAGGGCGTCCCACAACGTCCGGGTAGCGGGTGA
- a CDS encoding CaiB/BaiF CoA transferase family protein, which yields MSEKPTRNVPVSNGPLADVLVVDLTQMLAGPYATMLLADLGADVVKVEPPHGDMTRQNQPHLEEDEAYGGYFHSVNRNKRSVAVDLKSAEGREAFLDLVSNADVVIENFRSGTMEKLDLSYETLSERNPRLVYASIRGFGDPRGGESPHADRPAFDLIAQAMGGVMSITGTEEAGPTKVGPGVGDIFPATLAVVGVLSALRERDRTGEGQYVDVGMVDAVLSLSERIVHQHSFTDDIPGPQGNTHPLLFPFDRFETDDGYVVIAAPSAHQWRSLCDHMDRPDLADEYAEKLDRIESADELREIVTEWTKRHTKDELFEMLADDVPCGPVNDAEDIFEDEHFQARKMLPEVDHADTGETATIAGTPIKFPESNSGVERRAPFLGEHTEEILREQGFSDDEIDDLLDEGVYGTIE from the coding sequence ATGTCCGAGAAACCCACCCGAAACGTGCCTGTCTCGAACGGCCCACTCGCCGATGTACTCGTCGTTGACCTCACGCAGATGCTCGCTGGACCGTATGCGACGATGCTGCTCGCCGATCTCGGAGCGGATGTCGTCAAGGTTGAACCTCCACACGGTGACATGACCAGACAAAACCAGCCACACCTTGAGGAGGACGAGGCCTACGGCGGCTACTTTCACAGCGTCAACCGAAACAAACGAAGTGTCGCTGTCGATCTCAAGTCCGCGGAGGGTCGCGAGGCGTTCCTTGACCTCGTCTCGAACGCCGATGTTGTGATCGAAAATTTCCGATCGGGGACGATGGAGAAGCTTGATCTCTCCTACGAGACGCTCTCGGAGCGCAATCCCCGACTGGTCTACGCGTCGATTCGCGGATTCGGTGACCCGAGAGGGGGAGAGAGCCCGCACGCTGACCGGCCCGCGTTCGACCTCATCGCGCAGGCGATGGGCGGCGTCATGAGTATCACTGGTACCGAAGAAGCCGGTCCGACCAAGGTTGGTCCCGGCGTCGGTGACATCTTCCCCGCGACGCTCGCGGTGGTCGGAGTGCTGTCGGCGCTGCGCGAACGGGATCGTACCGGTGAGGGGCAGTACGTCGACGTCGGAATGGTCGACGCGGTACTCTCCCTATCCGAGCGGATCGTTCATCAACACTCGTTTACCGACGATATCCCCGGTCCGCAGGGAAACACCCATCCGTTGTTGTTCCCGTTCGATCGCTTCGAGACCGACGACGGCTACGTCGTCATCGCTGCGCCCTCGGCCCACCAGTGGCGATCCCTGTGCGACCACATGGACCGTCCTGATCTCGCCGACGAGTACGCTGAGAAACTCGATCGCATTGAATCGGCAGACGAACTCCGCGAAATCGTCACGGAGTGGACGAAGCGGCACACGAAAGACGAACTGTTCGAGATGCTCGCCGACGATGTCCCGTGTGGGCCGGTCAACGACGCGGAAGACATTTTCGAGGACGAGCACTTCCAGGCCCGGAAGATGCTCCCCGAGGTCGATCACGCTGATACCGGTGAAACTGCCACAATCGCCGGAACACCGATCAAGTTTCCCGAGAGCAACAGCGGTGTCGAGCGACGAGCCCCGTTCCTCGGCGAACACACTGAAGAGATCCTCCGCGAACAGGGATTCTCTGACGACGAAATTGACGACCTCCTCGACGAGGGTGTTTACGGCACGATCGAGTAG
- a CDS encoding MaoC family dehydratase — translation MGRTSNHNYYEDFGVGEIYEHTRGKTITEMDNVAITNLVLNTAQGHFNEDQMEDREFGERIVYGGINLSMVCGLASEDISENAITELGYDEVRFSNPVFHGDTLYAESEVLSKRNSDERPDGGVVEFRVRGFNQDDEQVVGATKRVLLKKHEYYDDD, via the coding sequence ATGGGCCGAACGAGCAACCACAACTATTACGAAGACTTCGGCGTCGGTGAGATCTACGAACACACTCGCGGGAAGACGATCACCGAGATGGACAACGTCGCCATCACGAACCTCGTATTGAATACCGCTCAGGGTCACTTCAACGAGGATCAGATGGAAGACCGGGAGTTCGGTGAGCGAATCGTCTACGGGGGGATCAATCTCTCGATGGTCTGCGGACTCGCCTCTGAGGACATCTCCGAGAACGCGATCACCGAACTCGGATACGACGAGGTGCGATTCAGTAATCCCGTCTTCCACGGCGATACGCTCTATGCCGAGAGCGAGGTACTCTCGAAGCGTAATTCCGACGAGCGCCCCGACGGCGGCGTCGTCGAGTTCCGAGTCCGCGGCTTCAACCAAGACGACGAGCAGGTCGTTGGCGCAACCAAGCGTGTTCTGCTGAAAAAACACGAGTATTACGATGATGACTGA
- a CDS encoding acyl-CoA dehydrogenase family protein: MTYLNDELKMLRDETRAFVQNEVLPEANERDPKGEPMSDELITKLGEMGYFGIMGPEKYGGLDMGPLAYAVVAEELSRGWMSVASIIARGQNLHGATEEQKEEYVPDMVRGERLQATSISEPGAGSDVAGMTTTAEKVGDEYEIDGQKTWCTFAKGADFIVVYAKTDPDERHKGVSSFIIDKTPGEFDVDGLEANSLDKIGYKGWETWELHLDNVRIPEDKLIGGEEGQAFYNIMEFFEPARIHTAARAIGLARGALEDSLDYAQERQQFDQPIGEFQSIRFKLATMATKIESARQLTHYVAHQKEQGDRCDMEACMAKYQASEMAEEVTSEGIQIHGGNGYTTDYPLERYWRDARLTKIFEGTSEIQQRVIADRLFERGVHATGSGS; this comes from the coding sequence ATGACCTACCTGAACGACGAACTGAAGATGCTTCGCGACGAGACGAGAGCGTTCGTCCAGAACGAAGTCTTGCCCGAGGCAAACGAACGCGATCCGAAGGGAGAACCAATGAGTGACGAACTCATCACTAAGCTCGGCGAAATGGGCTACTTCGGAATTATGGGTCCGGAAAAGTACGGTGGCCTCGATATGGGGCCGTTGGCGTACGCCGTCGTCGCCGAGGAACTCTCACGCGGTTGGATGAGCGTCGCAAGTATCATTGCTCGTGGGCAGAACCTCCACGGTGCCACCGAGGAACAGAAAGAAGAGTACGTCCCCGACATGGTCCGTGGAGAGCGCCTTCAGGCGACGAGCATCTCCGAACCGGGGGCCGGCAGTGACGTGGCCGGCATGACCACGACTGCCGAGAAAGTCGGAGACGAGTACGAAATCGACGGACAAAAGACGTGGTGTACGTTCGCCAAGGGAGCGGATTTCATCGTCGTCTACGCGAAGACCGATCCCGACGAACGCCACAAGGGAGTTTCCTCGTTCATTATCGACAAGACTCCCGGCGAGTTCGACGTCGACGGCCTCGAGGCGAACTCTCTCGACAAGATCGGCTACAAGGGCTGGGAGACGTGGGAACTTCACCTCGACAACGTCCGAATTCCTGAGGACAAACTCATCGGCGGTGAAGAGGGCCAAGCGTTCTACAACATCATGGAATTCTTCGAACCGGCGCGGATCCACACCGCTGCTAGAGCGATCGGCCTCGCTCGCGGCGCGCTCGAGGATTCGTTGGACTACGCACAGGAGCGCCAACAGTTCGATCAGCCGATCGGCGAGTTCCAGTCGATCCGATTCAAGCTGGCGACGATGGCGACGAAGATCGAGTCGGCCCGTCAGCTCACCCATTACGTCGCCCACCAGAAAGAACAGGGCGACCGCTGCGATATGGAAGCCTGTATGGCGAAGTATCAGGCCAGCGAGATGGCCGAGGAAGTCACCAGCGAAGGGATTCAGATCCACGGCGGCAACGGCTACACAACCGACTACCCGCTCGAGCGATACTGGCGAGACGCCCGACTGACGAAGATTTTCGAAGGGACAAGCGAGATCCAACAGCGAGTTATCGCCGATCGGCTCTTCGAACGAGGCGTACACGCAACCGGATCGGGGTCATGA
- a CDS encoding MaoC family dehydratase: protein MSDDPKRKRVEKINYFEDFDSGQEFEHHWGRTITEGDNSLFSTLTINANPMYFNADYAEDLGHDGVVANHLLAFNIVFGMSVQDLSEAGGAFLGIDNLKFHEDVYPGDTLYADSEVVSKRESESRPHQGIVHWKTTGTRPNGDLVVEFERKNLINKRSHQEESEP, encoded by the coding sequence GTGTCGGACGATCCAAAGCGCAAGCGAGTGGAGAAGATCAACTACTTCGAGGATTTCGATTCCGGCCAAGAGTTCGAACATCACTGGGGTCGCACAATTACTGAGGGCGACAACAGTCTGTTCTCGACACTGACTATCAATGCAAACCCGATGTACTTCAACGCAGACTACGCCGAGGATCTGGGTCACGACGGCGTCGTTGCTAACCACTTACTCGCGTTCAATATCGTCTTCGGAATGAGTGTCCAGGACCTGAGCGAGGCGGGTGGTGCCTTCCTCGGAATTGACAACCTCAAATTCCACGAGGACGTTTACCCCGGTGATACCCTGTACGCCGACAGCGAAGTCGTCTCAAAACGAGAAAGCGAGTCCAGACCGCACCAGGGGATTGTTCACTGGAAAACGACGGGGACGCGACCCAACGGCGATCTAGTCGTCGAATTCGAGCGAAAGAACCTGATCAACAAACGATCTCACCAAGAGGAATCCGAACCATGA
- a CDS encoding HpcH/HpaI aldolase/citrate lyase family protein: MRTRRSELTTPGSSMKMMEKAAESDADEVMLDLEDAVAPSEKKPAREKIVDAIHEFDWSHKVVAVRINDLETPNAYGDIVTVVEGAGEHIDTIIVPKIKRAGDIYTVETLLDQIEANHDIENTIGIETLIEETEALQNVDEIAATGDRLEALIFGPGDYSASQGVQLKSIGAHGDEGNYPGDIWHYVRNQIVVAARSNGLDAIDGPYGDFSDPEGYREECIRSNTLGFVGKWAIHPSQIEIANEAYKPEDEIVDHAQKVVDAMDEGVEDGLGAVRVDGEMIDEASARKARNTLERARQIGMID, from the coding sequence ATGCGGACTAGGCGAAGCGAATTGACGACTCCAGGCAGTAGTATGAAAATGATGGAAAAGGCAGCGGAGTCCGATGCTGATGAGGTTATGCTTGATTTAGAGGACGCCGTTGCACCATCTGAAAAGAAACCAGCTCGCGAGAAAATCGTCGACGCGATCCACGAGTTCGATTGGAGCCACAAGGTGGTCGCAGTACGCATCAACGACCTCGAGACGCCCAACGCGTACGGCGACATCGTTACAGTCGTTGAAGGTGCCGGCGAACACATCGATACGATCATCGTTCCAAAGATCAAGCGGGCTGGCGATATCTACACCGTGGAAACGCTGTTGGACCAGATCGAGGCGAATCACGATATCGAGAACACGATTGGAATCGAGACGCTGATCGAGGAGACGGAAGCGCTCCAGAACGTCGACGAGATTGCTGCAACCGGTGACAGACTCGAGGCGCTCATCTTTGGGCCGGGAGACTATTCCGCCTCGCAGGGTGTACAACTCAAGAGCATCGGTGCACACGGTGACGAGGGGAACTACCCCGGCGACATCTGGCACTACGTCCGAAATCAGATCGTCGTCGCGGCTAGATCGAACGGCCTCGACGCGATCGACGGACCGTACGGAGACTTTTCGGATCCAGAAGGCTACCGAGAGGAGTGCATTCGCTCGAATACGCTCGGATTCGTCGGTAAGTGGGCGATCCATCCCAGTCAGATTGAGATCGCCAACGAGGCCTACAAGCCGGAAGACGAGATCGTCGACCACGCCCAGAAGGTCGTCGACGCGATGGACGAGGGCGTCGAGGATGGTCTCGGTGCTGTCCGGGTCGACGGCGAGATGATCGACGAAGCCTCCGCGCGCAAAGCCCGAAACACGCTCGAGCGCGCACGCCAGATCGGAATGATCGACTGA